DNA sequence from the Marinilongibacter aquaticus genome:
TATTTCCTTACCTACAAAAATTTGCCAGACGAACCGAAGCAATGTGAAATCGCTTACGATTACGGCGTAGAACATGCAGGCAAAGTGATCAAAGCCTCGATGGAAGACTATCGCGATTTGATCTTCAAGCCCATGTAATTCAATACAAAATCCGAGGTGGTTAAAACGATCATTTGCACAGGCCGATGATTGTTTTAATCATTTTGGTGCCCTATTAAAATTGAAAATGAATAAGATACCCACATGAAATTAACCTTTATTTCAGCCATGTTGGCTTCTCTGTTGATCTGGAAGCCCACAGTGGAAAAAGAATCTTTCGAACCCTATACCGAAACCATTCCGAATACAAAACATAAGTTTGAAATGGTCTGTATTCCCGCAGGAAAATTCCTGATGGGCAGCCCTGCAAACGAAGCCAACAGAAACGAAGACGAGGGCCCTCAAAAACAAGTGGAATTGGATGCCTTTTGGATGGCTCCTTACGAACTGACTTGGGATTTGTTTCTCGTCTATCAAAACAGAGAGTTGGAAATTGATCCTCAAAAGGCAGTAGATGCTGTTTCTCGCCCGACAAAGCCCTATGTGGAAATGTCTTTTGGGCAAGGTAAAAACGGAGGGTTTCCGGTGTGTAATGTGACACAATATTCGGCTCGCTCTTTTTGTAAATGGTTGTATTTGAAAACAGGCCATTTTTATCGCTTGCCTACCGAAGCTGAATGGGAATATGCTGCGAAAGCCGGAAGCAAAACCGCATGGAGTTTTGGCGATGAGGCCGGTCAATTGGGCGAATACGCCTGGTTCTTTGAAAACTCGGACGGTGCTTATAAAAAAGTAGGGCAGAAAAAGCCCAATGCATGGGGGCTATACGATATGTACGGCAATGTGGCCGAATGGACTTCCGATCAGTATACGGCAGATTTGTTCAAAAATCTGAAGGACGGTGAAAAATTCAGTCTCAAACAACCCAAAACACTTTATCCGATAACTATAAAAGGGGGACATTGGGATAGCGATCCTCAGGAAACACGTTCGGCGGCCCGTTGGCCATCAAGTGCCAAATTGAAACAAAGAGATCCGCAAATTCCGAAGTCGGATTGGTGGCTTACCGACGCTCCTTTTGTAGGTTTTCGTTTGGTGCGACCTCTGCACGAACCCAGTAAATCGGAAATTGAGGCGTACTTTGCCCCACCGCCCAAAGACAAGTAGATGTGAATACGTATTGTTTATATAAAATGGCCTTTCTCTTAGGCCATTTTTTTTTACTTTTATCTGATTTTTAATTCAATCCTTAATCAATGAAAGATATAAACAGAAGAAACTTCATTAAAAACGCGGCATTGGCCACAGGAACATCAGTTTTGGCAACGAGTCCATTCATGAGTTCGGCCTTTTATCATCAGAGTGCCGACGAAATCAAAGTCGCTCTTATTGGATGCGGTGGTCGCGGAACAGGGGCCGCTTTTCAGGCTTTGAGTGTAAAAGAGAATGTAAAATTGGTCGCGATGGCGGATGCCTTCCGCGATCGTTTGGATTCGAGCTACGAAAACTTGACCAAAGGTAAAGCAGGTGCTCGTGTAGACGTACCCGAAGAGCATAAATTCGTGGGCTTCGACGCCTACAAAAAAGCCATGCAATTGGCCGATGTGGTGATTTTGACTACACCTCCGGGTTTCCGTCCCATTCATTTCGAAGAGGCCGTAAGACAGAATAAGCACATATTCATGGAAAAACCCGTAGCTACAGATGCTCCAGGTATTCGTCGTGTATTGGATGCTGCCGAAGTGGCCAAAAAGAAGAACCTGAAAGTGGTTGTGGGTCTGCAAAGACATTACCAAACGTCGTATCTCGAAACGTACAAACGTGTGATCGATCAAGGCATGATCGGTGACATTGTTTCGGCAAGATGTTATTGGAACAACGACGGCGTATGGGTGAAGCCGCGTCAGGCTGGAATGACGGAGATGGAATACCAAATGCGTAACTGGTATTATTTTGTGTGGCTCTGTGGTGATCACATTGCCGAGCAGCACATTCACAATATCGATGTAGTGAACTGGTTTAAAGGTGGATATCCTACGCAAGCTATTGGAATCGGTGGGCGTGAAGTACGAAAAGGCAAAGAGTATGGCGAGATATTCGATCACCATGTGGTGGAATTTGAATATGCTGATGGCATGATTTTGAATAGCCAATGTCGTCACCAGCCCGGTACGGTGGCCAATGTGTCTGAGCACCTGATCGGTACAAAAGGAAAAGCCACAGAAGGCCGCATTATGGACCTGAAAGGCAATACACTTTGGAGACACCGCGATCGTGACGACATCAACCCTTATCAGCAAGAGCACAATTACCTTTTCAACTGTATCGTGAACGACATTCCTGTAAACGATGCAGAACGTGGAGCGATGAGTACCATGACCTCGATTTTGGGACGTATGGCCACGTATTCGGGTAAGAAAGTAACCATGGAAGAAGCATTGGCTTCAGACATCTCATTGGCTCCAGAAGCCTTTACATGGGATACTTTGCCGAAGTCGCTGCCCGATGAAAATGGTTTCTATAAAATACCGGTTCCGGGTAAATTCCAGGCGGTTTAAGATGATTAAAAAATTGGGTTTTAGGCTTGTGCCTAAGACCCAATTTCATTTAAAAAATCAAGGGTATTCAAGCCATCGGCGAAATCGTTCAGCTTTGGCGATTGACTCCCTCCAAAGGGCGTGAAATTTTGTCCAACCACACACTGAATCTTCTCCTCTTGTGCCTTCAACTTGGCCTCAAGATCCTCAGCGGATTGATATCTTTCGTAATACACAACACTCAACGGGCTGACCAAAGCCTGATCCTCCTTTAGCATCAGAAAGCCATTGTCGAAATGGTGATCCCCATTGATAAGGTAAATGGATTTGTTGTAGTCGTAATTGTTGTTGTATTTGTGGTGAATTTTAATGCTGTTCCAATATTCTATCGATTCGAAAAATGTATCGAATACGTAATCTTCGGGGACGAAAAGCTTGGATACATTTCTGCAGCCCAACCCGAAATATTGAAAGATGTCGTTGCCCAAATTTCTCAGATCAGAGTTGCTTTCGAGGCCTGTCAAAACAGCTACCGAGCTTCTGTTTTTTCTAATAATGTGAGGCTTTTTACTGAAATAGTATTCGAAATAACGGGCTGTATTGTCGCTTCCCGTGGCGATGTATGCATCTGCAGCATTCAATCTTTCCACGACTTCGATTTGCTCTTCTATTCGCGAATCCATTTCGATGAGTTTACGAATCACCATCCGCATCAATATGCTGTCGCTGCTACTGAGTTTCAGTAGGGCTTTATGCCCGGTGAGCAGCACGCAAATGAGGTCGTGAAAGCCAACAAGCGGAATATTGCCTGCGGCCACGATGCCGATCTTTTTTGGCTCAACTTCCTTTAAATTGATCGAGAATTGTTCAAGTGCTGTTTTATCGAGATAATTTGAAGCGATATTGTGCAAAGAAAGGAGTACATTGTCTTCGGTAAACCATCCGTTTTCATTTTTTGCCCTGGCGGCCCAATCTCGCAATTCTGCTTCATTTTTCGGATCACGTAGAAAATCCCCAAATGTATCCAATAGTACTATTCTTTCTTTTCGTGTCATTATTCAAATGTCTGGTTCAGAATTTAGAATTTCAGGCAAAAATACTAAGCTCTTGAAACTTTGAAGCTGTATATTTGTTCTTTCTTACAACAACCAACAAGACAAGAAGCAAAATGGCAATTATTATAACAGACGAATGTATTAATTGTGGAGCTTGTGAACCAGAATGCCCGAATACAGCGATATACGAAGGTGGTGTGGAGTGGACTTGGGCAGGTGGAACGGAATTGACTGAAGTTGATTTCGGCGACGGTACCGTAATCGATGCCAATGACGATCAAGAGCCCATTTCTGATGAATTCTATTATATCGTTTCGGATAAGTGTACAGAGTGTATGGGTTTCCATGAAGAACCCCAATGTGCCGCCGTTTGTCCTGTAGACTGTTGTGTTCCAGATCCCGATCACGAGGAGGACGAGGAAACATTATTGGCTAAAAAAGCATGGTTGCATGCAGAAGCATAATCGATAATAATTTTGGTTTGAATCCCATCCTTTTTGGATGGGATTTTTTTTTGCTCGTCTCCTGCTTTTATTCCCCTTCAAAGGCTAATTATTTAAATAATTGAAATATTATGAGAAAGTATTGTTCTCGTTTAATATTATTTTAAGGGAAATTTTATATAAACAAAATGAGTGTTTAAATTCATATATTCGTTGATAATACCAATGAGCAATATTTAATGTTTTATTGTATCTGAATTATGATATAATGTTTTGTGATTGAAAACGGGTCTGACAAAAGCACAATTGTATTGTGGTTTTGTTGTACTCAAAAAAGCAAAAACCCACTAGTTTAGTGGGTTTTTCTTATTTACTGCCAGCCGTTATCAGGCTTGCGGTTGAGCTTTTTCAAAAAGCTGACTGAATATTTTGAATGCGTCGCTGGCGGCTTGTTCGGGTTTCAGGGCGGTATCTGAAATGCCCGA
Encoded proteins:
- a CDS encoding formylglycine-generating enzyme family protein; amino-acid sequence: MKLTFISAMLASLLIWKPTVEKESFEPYTETIPNTKHKFEMVCIPAGKFLMGSPANEANRNEDEGPQKQVELDAFWMAPYELTWDLFLVYQNRELEIDPQKAVDAVSRPTKPYVEMSFGQGKNGGFPVCNVTQYSARSFCKWLYLKTGHFYRLPTEAEWEYAAKAGSKTAWSFGDEAGQLGEYAWFFENSDGAYKKVGQKKPNAWGLYDMYGNVAEWTSDQYTADLFKNLKDGEKFSLKQPKTLYPITIKGGHWDSDPQETRSAARWPSSAKLKQRDPQIPKSDWWLTDAPFVGFRLVRPLHEPSKSEIEAYFAPPPKDK
- a CDS encoding Gfo/Idh/MocA family protein: MKDINRRNFIKNAALATGTSVLATSPFMSSAFYHQSADEIKVALIGCGGRGTGAAFQALSVKENVKLVAMADAFRDRLDSSYENLTKGKAGARVDVPEEHKFVGFDAYKKAMQLADVVILTTPPGFRPIHFEEAVRQNKHIFMEKPVATDAPGIRRVLDAAEVAKKKNLKVVVGLQRHYQTSYLETYKRVIDQGMIGDIVSARCYWNNDGVWVKPRQAGMTEMEYQMRNWYYFVWLCGDHIAEQHIHNIDVVNWFKGGYPTQAIGIGGREVRKGKEYGEIFDHHVVEFEYADGMILNSQCRHQPGTVANVSEHLIGTKGKATEGRIMDLKGNTLWRHRDRDDINPYQQEHNYLFNCIVNDIPVNDAERGAMSTMTSILGRMATYSGKKVTMEEALASDISLAPEAFTWDTLPKSLPDENGFYKIPVPGKFQAV
- a CDS encoding acyl-CoA reductase, yielding MTRKERIVLLDTFGDFLRDPKNEAELRDWAARAKNENGWFTEDNVLLSLHNIASNYLDKTALEQFSINLKEVEPKKIGIVAAGNIPLVGFHDLICVLLTGHKALLKLSSSDSILMRMVIRKLIEMDSRIEEQIEVVERLNAADAYIATGSDNTARYFEYYFSKKPHIIRKNRSSVAVLTGLESNSDLRNLGNDIFQYFGLGCRNVSKLFVPEDYVFDTFFESIEYWNSIKIHHKYNNNYDYNKSIYLINGDHHFDNGFLMLKEDQALVSPLSVVYYERYQSAEDLEAKLKAQEEKIQCVVGQNFTPFGGSQSPKLNDFADGLNTLDFLNEIGS
- a CDS encoding 4Fe-4S dicluster domain-containing protein; protein product: MAIIITDECINCGACEPECPNTAIYEGGVEWTWAGGTELTEVDFGDGTVIDANDDQEPISDEFYYIVSDKCTECMGFHEEPQCAAVCPVDCCVPDPDHEEDEETLLAKKAWLHAEA